A region of Aphanothece sacrum FPU1 DNA encodes the following proteins:
- a CDS encoding Mur ligase family protein — protein MKLIDQMRLGLAVGVAKTVTGIVRQLRLGAASVLPGEIARRVHPKLLSLLCEQIKQGVILVVGTNGKTTTSLLLRTILEDLGWKVTHNVTGANLINGLVTALLNNTNLIGQLNTDYAILEVDENILPLVLKDCQPRIILALNLFRDQLDRYGEVDTISQRWQEAIAPLSENTVIILNADDPTLSYLGQKLTQKVSYFGLSEPSLYLEEIPHAVDSIYCPRCGHPLDYQGVYLSHLGDFNCPSCGFNKSKLALNSKDWPQILIGVYNKYNTLAAGLVAQELAIETPQIFNTVKHFKAAFGRAEELTVDGKHIRILLSKNPVGMNETIRAVNDIKATGKSSTTLLVLNDRIPDGTDVSWIWDVDTEKLVNLGGNLVVSGDRAYDMGLRLTYSQDTLNSPINLIIKEDLNQAIQTALSLTTTEETLHIVPTYSAMLEVRGILTGRQIL, from the coding sequence ATGAAATTAATTGATCAGATGCGTTTAGGTTTAGCAGTTGGAGTTGCCAAAACAGTAACAGGAATTGTGCGTCAGTTAAGGTTAGGCGCAGCAAGTGTTTTACCAGGAGAAATTGCCCGTCGTGTTCATCCTAAATTGTTATCTTTACTCTGTGAACAAATAAAACAAGGAGTCATTTTAGTTGTCGGAACTAATGGCAAAACCACCACTTCTTTATTATTACGTACTATCCTAGAAGATCTAGGCTGGAAAGTTACTCATAATGTAACTGGAGCAAATTTAATTAATGGTTTAGTAACAGCTTTATTAAATAATACTAATTTAATTGGTCAATTAAATACTGATTATGCTATTCTAGAAGTAGATGAAAATATTTTACCTTTAGTTTTAAAAGATTGTCAACCGCGAATTATTTTAGCCTTGAATTTATTTCGAGATCAACTAGATCGTTATGGAGAAGTAGACACCATTAGTCAACGGTGGCAAGAAGCGATCGCGCCTCTTTCTGAGAATACGGTGATTATTCTCAATGCCGATGATCCAACTCTCTCCTATTTGGGACAAAAATTAACACAAAAAGTTAGCTATTTTGGCTTAAGTGAACCCTCACTGTATCTCGAAGAAATTCCCCACGCAGTTGATTCTATTTACTGTCCCCGTTGTGGTCATCCCTTAGATTATCAAGGGGTTTATCTATCTCATTTAGGAGATTTTAACTGTCCAAGTTGTGGTTTTAATAAAAGTAAACTTGCCTTGAATAGTAAAGATTGGCCTCAAATTTTAATCGGAGTTTATAATAAATATAACACCTTAGCTGCTGGATTAGTTGCTCAAGAATTAGCCATTGAAACTCCCCAAATTTTTAACACAGTTAAACACTTTAAAGCCGCCTTTGGGAGAGCAGAAGAATTAACTGTTGACGGCAAACATATCCGTATTTTACTTTCAAAAAATCCCGTAGGAATGAACGAAACTATTCGCGCAGTTAATGACATTAAAGCCACTGGAAAATCATCAACCACTCTACTGGTTTTAAATGATAGAATTCCTGATGGAACTGATGTTTCTTGGATTTGGGATGTAGATACGGAAAAATTAGTCAATTTAGGCGGAAATTTAGTAGTTAGTGGTGATCGCGCCTACGACATGGGATTACGTTTAACCTATAGTCAAGACACCCTTAATTCTCCCATTAACCTAATCATCAAAGAAGACTTAAATCAAGCTATTCAAACTGCCTTAAGTTTAACTACAACGGAGGAAACCTTACACATTGTTCCCACTTACTCAGCTATGTTAGAAGTCAGGGGTATTCTAACTGGTCGTCAAATTTTGTAA
- a CDS encoding DUF29 domain-containing protein, with the protein MIEQTESTTHKLYDIDYQIWLETTLEQLRNGQYSDVDWENLLEEIEGMTRSDKRALKSLLTRLFEHLLKLAYWESEREYNQAGWEAEIENFRILIKELLEDSPSLKPYLREILDKSYQDAVKVTYKKTRLPSNTFPVYPIANLEQILDDDWLFINNL; encoded by the coding sequence ATGATTGAACAAACTGAGTCAACGACACACAAATTATATGATATAGATTATCAAATATGGTTAGAAACCACCTTAGAACAGCTTCGGAATGGTCAATATTCTGATGTAGATTGGGAAAATTTATTAGAGGAAATAGAAGGGATGACCAGAAGTGATAAACGAGCTTTAAAAAGTCTTCTGACTCGACTATTTGAACATTTGTTAAAATTAGCCTATTGGGAATCAGAAAGGGAATATAATCAAGCAGGATGGGAAGCAGAAATTGAGAATTTTCGGATTTTAATTAAGGAATTATTGGAAGATAGTCCTAGTTTAAAACCTTATTTAAGGGAAATTTTAGATAAATCTTACCAAGATGCAGTTAAAGTTACCTACAAAAAAACTAGACTCCCCTCTAATACTTTCCCTGTCTATCCCATTGCTAATTTAGAACAGATTTTAGATGATGATTGGTTGTTCATTAATAATTTATAA
- the gatC gene encoding Asp-tRNA(Asn)/Glu-tRNA(Gln) amidotransferase subunit GatC, translating to MLDRQQVEKIAHLARLEITTEQEEQFAGQLSSILQYFEQLSQLDTENVPPTTRAIELSNITRKDTFELYGDRESLLKEAPAQEGDFFRVPQILNTDED from the coding sequence ATGCTTGATCGTCAACAAGTTGAAAAAATAGCTCATTTAGCTCGTTTGGAAATTACAACTGAGCAAGAGGAGCAGTTTGCTGGTCAATTAAGTAGTATTTTGCAGTATTTTGAGCAGTTGAGTCAATTAGATACGGAAAATGTCCCCCCAACAACTCGGGCCATTGAACTTAGTAATATTACTCGTAAAGATACTTTTGAACTTTATGGTGATCGTGAATCTTTACTTAAGGAAGCTCCCGCTCAAGAAGGAGATTTTTTTCGGGTTCCTCAAATTCTCAATACAGATGAAGACTAA
- a CDS encoding photosystem I assembly protein Ycf3 gives MPRTQRNDNFIDKTFTVMADILLKILPTNQKAKEAFVYYRDGMSAQADGEYAEALDNYYEALNLEEDSHDRSYILYNIGIIHASNGEHERALDYYYQSIDLNPQMPSVLNNIAVIYHYQGEKAKQEGQENEAEALFDKAAEYWKQAIRLAPNNYIEAQNWLKITGRSEMDIFF, from the coding sequence ATGCCAAGAACTCAGCGTAATGATAACTTTATCGATAAAACCTTCACGGTAATGGCAGATATTCTTCTCAAAATTCTGCCCACTAACCAAAAGGCAAAAGAAGCATTTGTCTACTATCGAGATGGAATGTCAGCACAAGCTGACGGCGAATATGCCGAAGCTCTCGATAATTACTATGAGGCCTTAAACTTAGAAGAAGATTCTCATGATCGCAGTTACATTCTCTACAATATCGGTATTATTCATGCCAGTAATGGAGAACACGAAAGAGCTTTAGATTATTATTATCAATCTATTGATCTTAATCCTCAAATGCCTTCAGTTCTTAATAATATTGCCGTTATTTACCATTATCAAGGAGAAAAGGCCAAACAAGAAGGGCAAGAAAACGAAGCTGAAGCCTTATTTGATAAAGCGGCTGAATACTGGAAACAAGCTATCCGGTTAGCTCCTAATAATTATATTGAAGCTCAAAATTGGCTCAAAATCACCGGACGTTCAGAAATGGATATCTTTTTCTAG
- the uvrC gene encoding excinuclease ABC subunit UvrC produces MRDIEGQILYIGKSKKLRSRVRSYFRDSQPHSPRIALMVQQVRDIEFIVTDTEAEALALEANLIKEHQPYFNVLLKDDKKYPYVCITWSENYPRIFITRKRRLNNPRDRYYGPYVDTYLLRRTLHLIKNIFPLRQRPKPLFKERTCLNYDIGKCPGVCQGLITSSDYHKIVEKVAMVFQGRSEELLNTLKEQMEKAASELNFEQAVLIRDQINALQSLNTEQKVSLSDDTISRDAIGLAADDQHSCIQLFQIRAGRLVGRLGFFADSQSQSPGAILQRVLEEHYWQADPLEIPKEILVQYALPEAEILTEWLSDRKGRKVTITVPQRQQKADLIEMVERNANYELERIQRTNSRNLTALEDLTQLLDLPDLPRRIEGYDISHIQGSNAVASQVVFIDGVAAQQNYRHYKIKNPNVTSGHSDDFASLAEVISRRFRAYQNKSEADLLRLEDYPDLIMIDGGKGQLSSVIKILENMNIFPPLQVISLAKKREEIFLPGESQPLATDAEQPGVQLLRRIRDESHRFAVSFHRQQRLKQSRRSRLDQIPGLGFQRQKELLAHFHSVDYIREASLAQLQQVSGIGEKLAREIYNYFHE; encoded by the coding sequence ATGCGGGATATTGAAGGACAAATTCTTTATATTGGTAAGTCAAAAAAATTGCGATCGCGGGTTCGTTCTTATTTTCGAGATTCTCAACCCCACAGTCCTCGCATTGCTTTGATGGTGCAACAAGTAAGAGATATTGAGTTTATTGTTACTGATACGGAAGCCGAGGCCTTGGCTTTAGAAGCAAATCTGATTAAAGAACATCAACCTTATTTTAATGTTTTACTCAAGGATGATAAAAAATATCCCTATGTTTGTATTACTTGGTCTGAGAATTATCCGCGCATTTTCATCACTCGTAAACGACGGTTAAATAATCCCCGCGATCGCTATTATGGCCCCTATGTGGATACTTATCTATTGCGTCGTACTTTACATTTAATTAAGAATATTTTTCCGTTACGTCAACGCCCTAAACCATTATTTAAAGAGCGTACTTGTCTGAATTATGATATTGGTAAATGTCCAGGGGTTTGTCAAGGGTTAATCACTTCTTCTGATTATCATAAAATTGTAGAAAAAGTAGCTATGGTATTTCAGGGAAGAAGTGAAGAACTACTCAATACTTTGAAGGAACAAATGGAAAAAGCGGCCAGTGAATTAAACTTTGAACAAGCTGTATTAATTCGAGATCAAATTAATGCGCTTCAATCCCTAAATACTGAACAAAAAGTCTCTTTATCTGATGATACTATATCACGGGATGCTATAGGATTGGCTGCCGATGATCAACATAGTTGTATTCAATTATTTCAAATTCGGGCGGGTCGTTTAGTGGGGCGTTTAGGGTTTTTTGCGGATAGTCAATCTCAATCTCCTGGCGCAATTTTACAACGGGTATTAGAAGAACATTATTGGCAAGCTGACCCCCTAGAAATTCCTAAAGAAATTTTAGTGCAATATGCCTTACCAGAGGCAGAAATTCTCACGGAATGGTTGAGCGATCGCAAGGGGCGTAAAGTGACTATTACTGTGCCTCAACGCCAACAAAAAGCAGATTTAATTGAGATGGTGGAACGGAATGCTAATTATGAATTGGAACGTATACAAAGAACCAATTCTCGTAATTTAACTGCTTTAGAAGATTTAACCCAACTGTTAGATTTACCTGACTTACCTCGACGTATTGAAGGATATGATATTTCTCATATTCAAGGGTCAAATGCAGTAGCTTCTCAAGTGGTTTTTATTGATGGAGTTGCTGCTCAACAAAATTACCGTCATTATAAGATTAAAAATCCTAATGTGACGAGCGGTCATTCTGATGATTTTGCTAGTTTAGCTGAGGTGATTAGTCGTCGCTTTCGGGCTTATCAGAATAAATCAGAAGCAGACTTATTAAGGTTAGAAGATTATCCCGATTTAATTATGATTGATGGGGGTAAAGGACAACTTTCTTCAGTTATTAAAATATTAGAAAATATGAATATTTTCCCGCCATTACAAGTAATTAGTTTAGCTAAAAAACGAGAGGAAATCTTCTTACCAGGAGAGTCTCAACCCTTAGCAACTGATGCGGAACAACCTGGAGTTCAATTATTACGAAGAATTCGAGATGAATCTCATCGCTTTGCGGTTAGTTTTCATCGTCAACAACGACTTAAACAGAGTCGGCGATCGCGTTTAGATCAGATTCCTGGCCTCGGTTTTCAACGACAAAAAGAGTTATTAGCTCATTTTCATTCCGTTGATTATATTCGAGAAGCTTCTTTAGCACAATTACAACAAGTATCAGGAATTGGGGAAAAATTAGCAAGAGAAATTTATAATTATTTTCATGAATAA
- a CDS encoding DMT family transporter, with product MVQKFRYPLGVLSLLCAGLIFGSIPTALKAAMVDFYPSVQLAIRFLIGAVALTPFVREFNLRLLRDGSMIGLVVFGCFACETLGLQTISANRAAFIFGLNFVFVTLFELLFRQRITMRVVVASGIAFGGIALMSWEGGEPGIGNLWLLLGAICDATSIILLEKFAPQYSAVSLSAVRVWCVAILGLLWAAPDIVQQFHLIQEHWQILHYLGIIATAVLCLLYTVGMQWVPAYQAVFIIALEPLFGAMIAFLVRGETFGYQGIIGALLMLFGVVLVLTEGSAKDEPIPVLSPVKIQV from the coding sequence ATGGTACAGAAATTTCGTTATCCTCTAGGGGTTTTGTCTTTGCTTTGTGCTGGTCTAATTTTTGGTTCAATTCCCACCGCACTCAAAGCAGCAATGGTCGATTTTTATCCTTCAGTACAATTAGCAATTCGATTTTTAATTGGGGCCGTCGCTTTAACTCCTTTTGTTCGTGAGTTCAATCTACGATTATTACGAGACGGTTCAATGATTGGATTAGTAGTATTTGGTTGTTTTGCTTGCGAAACCCTGGGATTACAAACAATTTCTGCCAACCGCGCCGCCTTTATTTTTGGCTTAAATTTCGTATTTGTTACCTTATTTGAACTATTATTTCGCCAAAGAATCACTATGCGGGTAGTTGTCGCAAGTGGGATAGCATTTGGTGGCATTGCCTTGATGTCTTGGGAAGGTGGAGAACCCGGAATTGGTAATCTTTGGTTACTCCTTGGGGCTATATGTGATGCCACCAGTATCATTTTACTCGAAAAATTTGCCCCTCAATATTCGGCGGTTTCCCTATCAGCTGTTCGGGTTTGGTGTGTGGCCATTCTAGGGTTATTATGGGCGGCTCCTGATATTGTACAACAATTTCATTTAATTCAAGAACATTGGCAGATTCTTCACTATTTAGGTATTATAGCCACTGCCGTTTTGTGTTTACTTTATACCGTAGGAATGCAATGGGTTCCTGCTTACCAAGCTGTTTTTATTATCGCCCTAGAACCTTTATTTGGGGCAATGATTGCCTTTTTGGTGCGGGGTGAAACCTTTGGATATCAAGGAATTATTGGGGCTTTATTGATGTTATTTGGTGTAGTTTTAGTCCTTACTGAGGGTAGTGCAAAAGATGAGCCAATTCCTGTCCTTTCTCCCGTAAAAATTCAAGTATGA
- a CDS encoding DUF7219 family protein, translated as MEDPRVINKQNFLYPRSSYYGKLTAENLIFNANLQEFSQKVGFISNLYTGGKMSGEEAYFQIEALWEQLRHSKQTILGSD; from the coding sequence ATGGAAGATCCCAGAGTCATCAACAAACAGAACTTTCTCTACCCTCGAAGTTCTTATTATGGTAAATTAACCGCAGAAAATTTGATTTTTAACGCTAATTTACAAGAATTCTCGCAAAAAGTAGGTTTTATCTCCAATCTCTATACAGGAGGTAAAATGTCCGGTGAGGAAGCTTATTTTCAAATTGAGGCATTGTGGGAACAACTACGACACAGTAAACAGACAATTTTGGGGTCAGACTGA
- a CDS encoding 7-carboxy-7-deazaguanine synthase QueE, with product MKTIAPLIKTYPIVETFHSIQGEGAYMGVSAFFIRLAGCDVYCPWCDQKETWSVKPYAQQSIETLGNMAKNAKAAIIIITGGEPLMHDLNPLTKELQDLGLKVHLETSGSHPFTGEFDWVTFSPKPFKSPHDTIYPHVNELKIVIAQEKDLQWAQQQGQKVPVETLKYLQPEWNSPISQSLVFDYVLQHPEWRVSLQIHKFLGVQ from the coding sequence ATGAAAACGATCGCACCTCTAATCAAAACTTACCCTATTGTAGAAACCTTCCATTCTATTCAAGGAGAGGGGGCCTACATGGGTGTTAGTGCCTTTTTTATTCGACTCGCTGGATGTGATGTCTATTGTCCCTGGTGTGATCAAAAAGAGACTTGGAGTGTTAAACCCTATGCACAACAGTCTATTGAAACGTTAGGAAATATGGCTAAAAATGCGAAAGCTGCTATTATTATTATTACGGGAGGAGAACCCCTAATGCACGATTTAAACCCCTTAACAAAAGAATTACAAGACTTAGGGTTAAAAGTCCATTTAGAAACCTCTGGTTCTCATCCTTTTACCGGAGAATTTGACTGGGTAACGTTTTCTCCTAAACCGTTTAAATCTCCCCATGATACTATCTACCCTCATGTTAATGAATTAAAGATAGTAATTGCTCAGGAAAAAGATTTACAATGGGCCCAACAACAAGGGCAAAAAGTACCCGTAGAAACACTTAAATATTTACAACCCGAATGGAATAGTCCCATCAGTCAGTCATTAGTATTTGACTATGTTTTACAACATCCTGAATGGAGAGTGAGTTTACAAATTCATAAGTTTTTAGGGGTTCAATGA
- a CDS encoding CAP domain-containing protein: MSYRVSRVLMIIPLLIPAIVGCQSLENLPILENSSQTQTPQNTESSTLVDPSFLTAIEEVTYREINKYRLSRNLSPLQLNPQISQQARIHSERMAAGIIPVGHDKLEERLKIISLSLPLEKGVENLIVHKNGDDPVKETLKQWLKNAQNRQNIEGNYDETGIGVAQNRTGQYYFTQIFIKIIPSPLENEPEINTFLEPLKNRDILLEKAGQDGGLLIALEEEINRRVNQYRLSKNLPPLQMNAQMSYVARQYSQKMANKTATFSHDGFEGRAKTIGAKIPYQTFAENLAYIKGYPDLASVAVKGWINSPGHRKNMEGNFNLTGVGIAKNSEGEYYFTQLFLLQR; encoded by the coding sequence ATGAGTTATCGTGTATCAAGAGTATTAATGATTATTCCTTTGCTAATCCCTGCAATTGTAGGATGTCAGTCCTTGGAAAATTTACCCATTTTGGAAAATAGTTCTCAGACACAAACACCTCAAAATACTGAATCATCTACTTTAGTTGATCCTAGCTTTCTTACTGCGATCGAGGAAGTAACTTATCGGGAGATTAATAAATATCGTTTGTCTCGTAATCTTTCTCCCCTTCAGCTTAACCCCCAAATCAGTCAACAAGCAAGAATTCATAGTGAACGAATGGCGGCCGGAATAATTCCGGTAGGTCATGATAAATTAGAAGAAAGACTGAAAATTATTAGTCTTAGTTTGCCTTTGGAAAAAGGCGTTGAAAATTTAATTGTTCATAAAAATGGAGATGACCCGGTTAAAGAAACCCTAAAACAATGGTTAAAAAATGCACAAAATCGTCAAAATATTGAAGGCAATTATGACGAAACCGGAATTGGAGTTGCTCAAAATCGAACAGGTCAGTATTATTTTACACAAATTTTTATTAAAATAATTCCTTCTCCTCTTGAGAATGAACCAGAAATTAATACATTCCTTGAACCTTTAAAAAATAGGGATATTCTCTTAGAAAAAGCTGGTCAAGATGGTGGGTTATTAATTGCTTTAGAGGAAGAAATTAATCGACGAGTTAATCAATATCGTCTCTCTAAAAATTTACCTCCGTTACAAATGAATGCCCAAATGAGTTATGTTGCTAGACAATATAGTCAAAAGATGGCTAATAAAACAGCAACCTTTAGTCATGATGGGTTTGAAGGACGGGCCAAAACTATAGGTGCAAAGATTCCTTATCAAACATTTGCTGAAAATTTAGCTTATATTAAAGGATATCCTGATTTGGCATCCGTCGCTGTTAAAGGTTGGATCAATAGTCCTGGCCATCGTAAAAATATGGAAGGTAATTTTAATTTAACCGGGGTGGGTATTGCTAAAAATTCTGAAGGCGAATATTATTTTACTCAGTTGTTTTTATTACAGCGTTAA
- a CDS encoding ribonuclease D produces the protein MTNLDNFQVCDQDLSAETLSRYLTAEAMAVDTETMGLVPQRDRLCLVQLCDPSGFVTAIRIAPGQTQAPNLKQLMEAKNIVKIFHYARFDVAQFRYNFEIETNPIFCTKIASKIARTYTGSHGLKSLVQELEGIELDKSSQSSDWGNANNLSPAQLSYAANDVRYLVKMREKLMTMLQREDRWELTQKCFDCIPVFVSLDLMYYKDIFEHN, from the coding sequence ATGACTAATTTAGATAATTTTCAAGTTTGTGATCAAGATCTTTCTGCTGAAACATTATCTCGTTATTTAACTGCTGAAGCTATGGCTGTAGATACAGAAACAATGGGATTAGTTCCTCAACGAGATCGGTTATGTTTAGTTCAATTATGCGATCCAAGTGGATTTGTAACTGCTATTCGCATTGCCCCCGGACAAACTCAAGCCCCTAATTTAAAGCAATTAATGGAAGCTAAAAATATTGTCAAAATTTTTCATTATGCACGGTTTGATGTAGCTCAATTTCGTTATAATTTTGAGATTGAAACTAATCCTATCTTTTGTACAAAAATTGCCAGTAAAATCGCTCGAACTTATACAGGTTCTCACGGATTAAAATCCTTAGTTCAAGAATTAGAAGGTATTGAATTAGACAAAAGTTCCCAAAGTTCTGATTGGGGAAATGCCAATAATTTATCCCCTGCACAATTAAGTTATGCAGCTAATGATGTCAGATATTTGGTTAAGATGCGAGAAAAATTAATGACCATGTTACAACGAGAAGATCGCTGGGAATTAACTCAAAAATGTTTTGACTGTATTCCTGTTTTTGTTTCTTTAGATTTAATGTATTATAAAGATATCTTTGAACATAATTAA
- a CDS encoding NifU family protein: MATMTLNPDNVETVLDEMRPYLMADGGNVELVEIDGPIVKLRLQGACGSCPSSTMTLKMGIERRLREMIPEISEVEQAF, encoded by the coding sequence ATGGCAACTATGACATTGAATCCCGATAATGTCGAAACAGTCTTAGACGAAATGCGCCCTTATTTGATGGCCGATGGTGGTAATGTTGAATTAGTAGAAATAGACGGCCCCATCGTTAAACTCCGTCTCCAAGGTGCTTGTGGTTCTTGTCCTAGTTCCACCATGACCCTTAAAATGGGCATTGAAAGACGTTTACGAGAAATGATCCCTGAAATTTCTGAAGTAGAACAAGCTTTCTAA